In Glandiceps talaboti chromosome 14, keGlaTala1.1, whole genome shotgun sequence, a single genomic region encodes these proteins:
- the LOC144445289 gene encoding uncharacterized protein LOC144445289, producing MASLQSDNTLDQNLNIDKLTLDDVSDDDCLLSSSEESSSLWQRHSPHPCSKNNLKKLSVERRGKYSMASEDEKPYQDDNEDDLFTDRPIHQNFDLEKDNLEYNERFEERGILERKIPHSSQESLSDEELETQRAVSDRNIEFDEEFAVWRSKLMERMMKTEDDELIEKSASKKSGTGICIAELNISPLSKDSLVYNPNVQETKYNYGEVLEKSILFYEAQRSGRLPPNRRIEWRSDSCIDDKGHLGEDLSGGWYDSGHFIKFGLPMAWSTTVLAWGLIAFKDAYEEAGHYTSMLECIKWPADYFMKCHTKKYEFYYQVGDPGPDHRRWGRAEDMDIPRPSFKVDRENPGSDVVGETAAALAACAIVFKDQDPSYAVLLLKHAKQLFKFADKYRSNYPSAEYYTTTRSYGNKLCWAAAWLYYATNKDRYLNYAKELYTEFELYDRAYSFAWDDSGPGVQLLMYLLTGDEGYRDNFTDYFDRWMPYNEVPYTRKGLVYRNPWGSLRYAGNNAFLALMAANNGINMESSIAFATQQMHYILGDSGRSYVCGFGENHPVRPHHRESSLSSAGDGPQGLDALLSDDPNPHCLEGALVGGPDMEDYYTDTRQDYRANEVACDFNAGFQSAVAGKLRFKLFFPA from the exons ATGGCATCATTACAAAGTGATAACACCCTAGACCAGAATCTGAACATTGATAAACTGACACTTGATGATGTCTCAGACGATGATTGTTTACTCTCATCATCTGAGGAAAGCAGTTCACTATGGCAACGACATTCGCCACATCCTTGCTCCAAAAATAACCTGAAGAAACTTAGCGTTGAAAGAAGAGGGAAATACAGCATGGCTTCGGAAGACGAGAAACCGTACCAGGATGATAACGAGGACGACTTGTTTACTGATAGACCGATACATCaaaactttgaccttgaaaagGACAATCTAGAATACAATGAACGATTTGAAGAAAGGGGAATACTCGAAAGGAAAATACCCCACTCTAGTCAGGAATCATTGTCTGACGAAGAGCTTGAAACACAAAGAGCTGTGTCAgatagaaatattgaatttgacGAAGAATTTGCCGTTTGGCGGTCCAAGTTAATGGAACGAATGATGAAAACAGAAGACGACGAATTGATAGAGAAGAGCGCCAGTAAAAAGTCTGGAACTGGAATTTGTATAGCTGAGCTGAACATTTCGCCATTATCGAAGGATAGCTTGGTATATAACCctaatg TTcaagaaacaaaatataattatggagaagttcttgaaaaatcaattctATTTTATGAAGCCCAGCGCTCTGGTCGCCTACCACCAAACAGACGTATCGAATGGCGGAGTGACTCTTGTATCGACGATAAAGGGCATCTCGGGGAAGATCTATCCGGAGGCTGGTATGATT CTGGTCACTTTATCAAGTTTGGACTGCCAATGGCATGGAGTACAACCGTATTGGCTTGGGGTCTCATTGCGTTCAAGGATGCTTATGAAGAAGCCGGTCACTACACCAGTATGCTGGAATGCATCAAATGGCCAGCAGACTATTTCATGAAATGCCACACAAAGAAGTACGAATTTTATTATCAG GTTGGTGATCCGGGGCCGGACCATCGACGTTGGGGGCGTGCTGAAGACATGGATATTCCACGTCCTTCATTCAAAGTCGACCGCGAAAATCCTGGATCAGATGTAGTTGGTGAAACAGCAGCGGCCCTGGCAGCATGTGCAATAGTTTTCAAAGACCAAG ATCCGTCATACGCAGTTTTGTTATTAAAACATGCCAAACAGCTCTTCAAGTTTGCTGACAAGTATCGTTCAAATTATCCAAGTGCGGAATATTATAC GACTACTCGGTCGTATGGTAATAAACTGTGCTGGGCTGCAGCCTGGCTGTATTATGCTACCAATAAGGACAGGTATCTCAACTATGCAAAAGAGTTGTACACTGAATTTGAGTTATATGACCGTGCGTATTCATTTGCCTGGGACGACTCTGGCCCAGGCGTTCAG ttaTTGATGTATCTATTGACGGGAGATGAAGGATACCGAGACAACTTCACTGATTATTTCGACAGATGGATGCCCTATAATGAAGTTCCATACACACGTAAAGGCCTTGTATATCGCAATCCATGGGGCAGTCTTCGATATGCAG GAAACAATGCGTTCTTAGCGTTGATGGCAGCAAATAATGGAATAAATATGGAGAGTAGCATCGCCTTTGCAACACAACAAATGCATTACATTCTGGGAGACTCTGGACGAAGTTATGTCTGTGGATTTGGTGAAAATCATCCTGTTAGGCCACACCACAGAGAAAG TTCACTTTCATCAGCTGGGGATGGTCCACAGGGATTAGATGCTCTCTTGAGTGACGACCCGAATCCCCACTGCTTGGAGGGCGCCCTCGTCGGTGGACCTGACATGGAGGATTATTATACTGACACTAGACAAGACTACAGGGCAAACGAAGTGGCCTGTGACTTCAACGCTGGATTTCAATCAGCAGTTGCAGGCAAGCTAagattcaaattattttttcccgCCTAA
- the LOC144445686 gene encoding uncharacterized protein LOC144445686, with product MTTIEGSEAFDSNLNVDKDIDKIEDAAPPTGDIQEETPKPVETSEDVPAEEEPVSEETPEADPVTVIDETPVTDEAAVSEQVAEIEEAGSKETPAVEEESTPPKGDVEEEGAKTEEPAAAELPEAVEEEKKSDEVETEKQSPEVPPVVEEAKDTPLPAEAESASPETETKDVAEETKPKDDEEASAPADETKSEEVTETKEEDKSEPKKERSCVIL from the exons ATGACGACGATAGAAGGAAGCGAAGCATTTGATTCAAATCTAAACGTTGATAAGGACATTGATAAGATTGAGGACGCGGCTCCTCCAACTGGAGACATACAAGAAGAAACTCCAAAACCAGTGGAGACTTCGGAAGACGTTCCCGCTGAGGAGGAACCTGTAAGCGAAGAAACACCAGAAGCGGATCCCGTTACCGTAATAGACGAAACTCCGGTAACTGACGAAGCTGCCGTTAGTGAACAAGTAGCTGAAATAGAAGAAGCTGGTAGTAAGGAAACTCCAGCAGTGGAGGAAGAGTCTACTCCCCCTAAAGGCGATGTTGAGGAAGAGGGGGCTAAAACAGAGGAACCTGCTGCCGCGGAATTACCAGAGGCAGTAGAAGAGGAAAAGAAAAGTGATGAGGTCGAGACTGAGAAACAATCTCCTGAAGTACCACCCGTGGTAGAAGAAGCTAAAGACACCCCTCTGCCAGCCGAAGCTGAAAGTGCATCAccagaaacagaaacaaaagATGTAGCGGAAGAAACTAAACCTAAAGATGATGAGGAAGCATCTGCGCCAGCCGATGAGACCAAAAGTGAAGAGG TAACAGAAACGAAGGAAGAGGACAAATCGGAGCCAAAGAAGGAAAGGTCCTGTGTGATTTTGTAA